A single Triticum dicoccoides isolate Atlit2015 ecotype Zavitan chromosome 2A, WEW_v2.0, whole genome shotgun sequence DNA region contains:
- the LOC119352467 gene encoding E3 ubiquitin-protein ligase KEG-like, whose product MLHPVRDDQLQVFSARFNEVFRKCQCPGNICFLQGISTHNGRLCVAMRFSEGSIGDRMARLKGGRLPLSDVLRYGADLPLGVLELHYMGIFVQNLQSCNFLLDDNDQEAWFRFIPYIST is encoded by the exons ATGCTGCACCCGGTCAGGGATGACCAGCTGCAGGTGTTCTCGGCGAGGTTCAACGAGGTCTTCCGCAAATGCCAGTGCCCGGGCAATATCTGCTTCCTACAAGGCATCTCAACGCATAATGGGAGG CTTTGTGTAGCGATGAGGTTCTCCGAAGGATCCATTGGGGATAGGATGGCTCGGCTTAAAGGTGGAAGGCTCCCTTTGTCAGATGTTTTAAG ATATGGCGCCGATTTGCCGCTTGGTGTGCTAGAACTACACTACATGGGAATATTTGTTCAGAATCTCCAGTCTTGTAATTTTCTCCTTGATGACAATGACCAGGAAGCATGGTTTCGTTTTATCCCATATATCAGTACATAA